A portion of the Marinobacter alexandrii genome contains these proteins:
- the folP gene encoding dihydropteroate synthase has protein sequence MNIKHTINVRGEIIDLSSPKVMGIINLTPDSFFSGSRKMKMDEILKSAEKMQNDGATFLDIGGYSSRPGAEDISIEEEVKRVTGPIEEIMKRFPKAIISIDTFRSEVARKAVDAGAIIVNDISAGYLDKKMLASVAEMKVSFIAMHMRGTAQTMKDLTDYNDLLKEVMKYFSLLIKNCNQLGIKDVIIDPGFGFAKTAEQSFDLLNKLDQFHRLNRPILVGVSRKSMIYRTLNSTAEEALNGTSVLNTVALIKGAGILRVHDVKEAVEAIKLVSRLN, from the coding sequence TTGAACATCAAACATACTATCAACGTAAGAGGAGAAATTATTGACCTTTCATCACCCAAGGTGATGGGTATCATCAACCTGACACCAGATTCATTCTTTTCCGGAAGTAGGAAAATGAAAATGGACGAGATTTTGAAAAGTGCTGAGAAGATGCAGAACGATGGGGCCACTTTCTTGGACATAGGAGGATATTCATCAAGACCTGGCGCTGAAGATATCTCAATAGAAGAGGAGGTGAAACGAGTCACTGGACCAATTGAGGAAATCATGAAAAGATTTCCAAAGGCCATTATTTCCATAGATACTTTTCGTTCTGAAGTAGCTAGAAAAGCTGTTGATGCTGGAGCGATTATTGTAAATGATATTTCAGCCGGATATTTAGACAAGAAAATGTTAGCATCTGTGGCAGAGATGAAGGTTTCATTCATTGCCATGCATATGCGAGGAACAGCTCAGACTATGAAGGATTTAACTGATTATAATGACTTGTTGAAGGAAGTGATGAAATATTTTTCATTGTTGATTAAGAATTGCAACCAGTTGGGGATAAAGGATGTCATAATAGATCCAGGGTTTGGATTTGCAAAAACCGCCGAACAGAGTTTTGACCTGCTGAATAAGTTGGATCAGTTTCACCGCCTCAATCGGCCGATTCTTGTTGGTGTTTCACGTAAGTCCATGATCTACCGAACACTTAATTCGACCGCTGAAGAAGCTTTGAATGGAACTTCGGTGTTAAATACCGTAGCTTTGATTAAAGGTGCTGGTATTCTTCGAGTACATGATGTAAAAGAGGCCGTAGAAGCCATAAAACTTGTAAGTCGACTAAATTGA